The proteins below come from a single Bactrocera dorsalis isolate Fly_Bdor chromosome 5, ASM2337382v1, whole genome shotgun sequence genomic window:
- the LOC115065930 gene encoding uncharacterized protein LOC115065930, with product MNLGTLPAFITGFYLLTQLASIIAYIKFTNLKCENYDKSFLNFRKCDLKALSRNKVALTVDVQIFQLPIRNFSVNLDVYRKANGYRPFLFNITTNFCEFFKNRKRLPFGKLIMDAVELYSNLNHSCPFNVRCHVLKLVCFSFYNNSYNFKHDLIVKDLVLQNEQLQSLPAPTGEYLLRITAAFYNVWKFKVHAYIQIVEE from the coding sequence ATGAATTTGGGAACTCTTCCTGCATTTATTACTGGGTTCTATCTTCTCACTCAATTGGCATCGATAATCGCATACATAAAGTTCACGAATTTGAAGTGTGAGAACTACGACAAAAGCTTCCTGAATTTCCGAAAATGCGATCTTAAGGCTTTGTCTCGCAACAAAGTCGCGCTCACCGTGGACGTTCAAATTTTCCAATTGCCCATAAGAAATTTCAGCGTTAATTTGGATGTTTATAGAAAGGCGAATGGCTATCGTCCTTTCCTttttaatataacaacaaatttttgtgAGTTTTTTAAAAACAGGAAGCGACTACCTTTTGGAAAGTTGATAATGGACGCGGTGGAATTATATTCAAATCTGAACCACTCTTGCCCTTTCAACGTAAGATGTCatgtattaaaattagtttgtttttcattttacaataattcatataatttcAAGCATGACCTAATCGTCAAAGATTTGGTGCTCCAGAACGAACAACTTCAATCACTGCCTGCGCCAACTGGTGAATACCTTCTGCGAATTACGGCTGCATTCTACAATGTTTGGAAATTTAAGGtccatgcatatatacaaatagttGAAGAATGA